From the Ilumatobacteraceae bacterium genome, the window GAAGACACGTTCGGCGCCCCCGGATGTGCCGTGCAGTCCCTGGATCGCCATCGCGACGTGCGGTCGCTCCTGCTGCCCGAGCACCTTCGTCATGATGACGGCGTCCGGATCCCGCCGCTCACGGCTTCCGCGGTCCGCGTCGGATCGTGACTGGTGCCGTGGGCGCGCATCCGGACGGATGATACCAGCACGGTTCAGGCGCTGGTCCGGCATCGCGCCGACGGGACGAGGGCGGACGTCGTGGTCACGGGTGGGCCGACCTCGACTCCGACGACGATATAGGGTGGGCGGCCGCGGCGAGAGAGGATCGGTGGAATGGCCAGGCAACTCGATCTCTTGGGTGACGTGGTTCCCGACGACCGGGCGATCCAGGTCGATGGCAACTACTACGTCAAGCTGGTCGGGGCGAGCGTCCCGACCGGTGGACACGTCCTCGATGTGGGTTGTGGGACCGGACGCTCGGAGCGGGTGGTCCGTTCGCTCGACCGAGAACTCGTCTGGACGGGCGTCGACATCGTCTCGTCACCGGCGGTGGACCGTCGGAAACCGGGTTCGAAGCGCCGTCTCGTCGCGTTCGACGGGATCGAGCTGCCATTCGCCGACAGCGCATTCGATCTGATCTACAGCAATCAGGTGCTCGAGCACGTCCGCCACCCGGAGCACCTGCTTCGCGAGATCCGTCGCGTCCTCAAGCCCGGTGCTGCGTTCGTCGGCGGTACGTCGAACCTGGAGCCGTACCACGCCCTCAGCTACTGGAACTTCACCCCGTTCGGGTTCAAGACCATCGTCCAGGACGCCGGCCTGCAGCTGGTCGAGATGCGCCCGGGCATCGACGGCCCGACCCTGATCGAGCGCCAGGTGCGCGGACGCCCCGACGAGCTCAACCGGTTCTTCACGGAGACGTCACCGCTGAACGAGCGGATCATCGGTTCGAAACGTCACCGGCGTGGCGCCATCCGCCAGAAGAACGATCGCATGCTGCAGTTCTGCGGCCACTTCGGGTTCCACGTCGTGAGGCCGAACATCGAGGAATCCACCTGAGCGACGCCGTCGCGCGGTTCGACCCCGGTCGTGCGTCGTTAGTCTCGGGCCCCATGTCGACCGTCCGCACGTGGTTGGTGTCGGCGGCCAGCGTGATCGCTGCGCGCTGGACACAGTTCGTGGCAGGACGCCGTCGACTCGAGGGGTGGCTGTCGCCGATCATGGGAACTCGGCTCGCGACCTTGCCGGCCAGACCCGTTTCGACCGAGGACCATCGGCCGGGCGATCGGTGGCGGCCGATCCATTTCCCTCAGCGAGGTCGCGGGGACCTGAACGTCGGTGAACTCGCCGAGCCGGGTACAGCGGAGTTCTCCCGGTTCGTCGCGTCGGCACGTCGACGCAGGCAGGTGGTCCTCCGGCCGGAGGCCACTCGCAGCCCCTGGGCCGCTGATGCGATCGCAGCGCTCGGTGCGGCGGGAGCCCCGCTCGGTTGGGCCGGCCGACCCGCCGACCTGCCCGCCGA encodes:
- a CDS encoding class I SAM-dependent methyltransferase yields the protein MARQLDLLGDVVPDDRAIQVDGNYYVKLVGASVPTGGHVLDVGCGTGRSERVVRSLDRELVWTGVDIVSSPAVDRRKPGSKRRLVAFDGIELPFADSAFDLIYSNQVLEHVRHPEHLLREIRRVLKPGAAFVGGTSNLEPYHALSYWNFTPFGFKTIVQDAGLQLVEMRPGIDGPTLIERQVRGRPDELNRFFTETSPLNERIIGSKRHRRGAIRQKNDRMLQFCGHFGFHVVRPNIEEST